A region of the Arenibacter antarcticus genome:
TGTAAATGCCGGTCCTAGCTGATGCAGGTTGTACTCTACAAAATTAAACTCCAGGCCTGCGGACACCTCCAAAACATTATTGTCCATCTTATAGTTACGCTGTTGTCTGGATGAAATATCAGATTTTGCATCATCAGCCGTAAATTCGCCATAAACAACACTTCCTCTCCATGCGTACCGCTTACTCTTGTTCCATTTAAAGATTCCACCGAAAGCTGGTCCCGAAGGCAGAATAAAATTAGATCTTCCCACATCACCAATATTATTGGCTCCACCAGCAAATAGACCCACCTCATAGGTCTGCCCACTTGTTTCGGCAAAAATAAACATAAGAAGCACTACAAGGAATAACCGCATTTATTATAAATGTTTGCAAATATAACCAATCCCATCCCTTAGACAGCAAATAATTATATTTTAGTTCTCTCCTGATAAACAGATTTTGTACTTATTTATTGTTTGGAAAGATAAGAATCAATTGCGTTTGTCTTCACCCCACAACAATTTATTCCTCAAGGTTTTCAGAAAGCTCTCGGAAGTATATTCTATCATTTTAATATTAAAAGGAGCTTTCCGTACCAAAATTTCCTTACCGTTGGGCACAGTAGCAATCCGAGAGTCTAAAGACACCAAATGGCTTTTTGCCCTTCCCGACACTTTGAGTCGGATTAAGGTGTCATCAGAAATAACCAATGGCCTTGCATTAAGGTTATGTGGAGCAATAGGAGTCAAAATCAACGATTTTACCGTAGGCGCCATTACAGGGCCACCGCAGCTTAGAGAATAACCCGTAGAACCTGTTGGCGTAGACACTATTAATCCATCTGCCCAATACGACGTTAGGTATTCATCGTTCAGATGAGTCTCTACCGTAATCATAGAGGTAGTATCCTTTCTGCTTACCGTAATTTCATTTAAGGCGAAATTTAAAGTTTTAAATTCTGGAATATCAGAAGACTCAGCCACTTCAACCAAACTCCTTTCCTCAATAGTATATGCGCCTGCAACGAACTCCCGAACCACCTTCCGAACATCCTCTTTTTTAAAGGTGGACAAGAACCCAAGGCGACCAGTATTTACTCCAACTATTGGAATATCCAAATCCCTAACATAGGTAGTTGCCCTCAATATGGTACCATCCCCACCAAAGCTTACAAACATATCAAAGCTTCGATCTAGCCCGACCAAATCGGTGAAAGTGGGGTAATCGCCCAACTTGTGCCGTAAAGAAAGAGAGTTAAAAAATAATTCTTCAAAGTAAATTTCCGCATTTTCATTTTGAAGCTCTTCTATAAGCTCCAGTACGTACTCCAATGCAGATTCTTGATAAGCTAGTCCGTAAATGGCTACCTTCATAATTATTACACGTTAAGGTATTTGTCCAAATAATCGGACCTTTGTTTTAAATCCTCTAAAAACTGATCATCATCGTTGCCATATAGAATGGTGTAATTATAACGTCTAAAGGATTGGATCACCTCATTTAAATGGGTAGCCCCAATTTTAATGGTTATCTGAATAACATCATTCCTACTATCCGTAATAAAAGCACCAATAAGTTTTAGATTATTGCTTTCTACTATCTGTGCGATTTCGCTAAAAGAATAATCCTTAATCCCCTTGGCGAGGACCAAAATACCGCCTGGTTCTGTAAAAAATGGCGTTTCAATAAAAAGGTTCACTACATCTATCAGGTCATAATACCCTACCACTTTACCACTATCCTCCACCACAGGCAAAATATTGGCGTCATTCTTCGAAAAAGCCTCCAACACATCTAACCAAGAAGCTTCAGGTCTCGCAAAAAAAGTAGCTAACTGATACCTATAGTCCTCAATTTGTTTATCCTCCTCAAAAGTGTCTAGGTCATTTTTTTCCAACACTCCCAAATACACCTCATTATCTACCACCGCCACATGCGAATAGGTAGCCTGCTCAAAGAACTGGATCACTTTCTTTAAAGAGTCCGTTACTTTAAAAACAGGTAATGTTGTTAATATGCTGTCTTGAATATGCATGACTATGTTTGTATTATAACGCAAATTACTAATAAAATATTCTTAGCACGAAATTAGAGACAAGTATTATTCCGCAAAGAATAAACTTAATGCCCAATATAAATAAGGGAGCGCTCCTATCTTAACCATCCCAGCAGTACACTTTAATAACCTATTCCCAAAAATGCACCAATTAGGTTCGTGCTGGATAAATTCTTTCACTATAAAAATATCAAAAGGTATGCCTAATTTGTATTTTTGCCACTTAAACATAGATGTTTGTTATGACAAAGCTTAGCGTTAACGTAAATAAAATTGCGACTTTAAGAAATTCGAGGGGAGGAAACGTCCCTAACCTAATAAAAGTAGCCCAAGACATTGAAGAGTTTGGAGCACAAGGGATAACCATACATCCAAGACCGGACGAAAGGCACATCACCTACCAGGATGCCAGGGACCTAAAAAAGGTGGTCACCACAGAATTTAACATAGAAGGCAATCCAATTCCCAAATTTATGGAGCTGGTCTTGGAACTAAAGCCTACCCAGGTTACTTTGGTGCCAGATGGTGTAGACGCTATTACCTCCAATGCAGGATGGGACACTATAACACACATGGATTTTCTTAAAGAGATTATCCAAACCTTTAAGAGCAACGGAATAAGGACTTCCATTTTTGTAGACCCAGACCTTAAGATGATCCAAGGAGCCGCATTAACAGGGGCAAACCGCATAGAGTTGTACACCGAAAGTTATGCCATTGCATATGCAAATGGCAACAAAACGGGGATAACTCCTTTCGTGGAAGCTGCAAAAGCCGCACACGAATTAGGCATGGGAATCAATGCAGGGCACGATCTAAGCTTGGACAATATTCAATTTTTCAAGGAAAGTGTACCAAATCTTTTAGAAGTTTCCATAGGGCACGCCCTAATTTCAGAATCTCTTTACTTAGGTTTGGAGAACGTAATTAACATGTATATAAATAAATTAAAATAATGCAAATTTTACATTCCAACATTATTGGCCAGGGAGACCCGATCTTGATCCTGCACGGATTTTTAGGAATGCTAGACAACTGGAAATCCATTGGCACAAAATATGCCGAGGAAGGTTTTGAAGTCCATTTGATTGATCAGCGGAACCACGGAAAAAGCTTCCATTCTGAACAATTTAATTATGACGTAATGGCAGCGGACCTAAACCATTATATGGTATATCATAAGCTACCTAATGCCATAATTCTAGGTCATAGTATGGGCGGCAAGACCGCAATGTTATTTGCGTGTAAACACCCGGAAATGGTAAAAAAATTGCTGGTTGCAGATATTGCTCCAAAATTTTATCCACCACACCACCAGGACATCATCAACGGATTAAATGCCATCCAAATCCACGATATAAGTTCTAGACAGGAGGCAGATGAACAATTGGCCAAATACCTAAAACAAACGGGCGTGCGACAATTTTTACTAAAGAATTTATATTGGGTAGAGAAAGGAGTCCTAGGTTTCCGATTTAATTTGGAGGTACTTAGTGAGCGAATGGATGAGGTTGGAGAAAATATTGGAACAACCGATTCTTATTCTGGTCCTACTCTTTTTCTTAGGGGCGATAAATCCGAGTATATCACCGATGCGGATCTCACGGAAATTAAAAATCACTTTTCTAGGGCAACTTTAGTCACCATCTCCAATGCCGGCCATTGGCTGCATGCTGAGAATCCGAAACAATTTCTGGCAAAATCCATCCCCTTCATTAAGGAATAGACTATTGAGAAGTTTCTAAGTTTTGTCTAACAGGAACCGAATCTACCAGCATTATATATAATTGATTAATTTTATAAGACGAAAATATTTTACAAATCCATCTAATCTAACCATAAATCACATCCTATGAATTTATTATTGAGAATACTCCTTAGTGCGGTTGCCGTAGTTATTTTAGCAAACATTTTGCCTGGAGTTGGCGTAGACAGCTACACCACCGCCATAATAGTAGCAATAGTTTTGAGCTTATTAAATTTTATAGTAAAACCTATCCTGATCATCCTCACCTTACCGGTAACCATTTTAACTCTTGGACTTTTCCTCCTAGTAATCAATGCCATTATCATACTTTTGGCAGATAATTTAATTGATGGTTTTCAGGTAGACAATATATGGTGGGCATTACTTTTCAGCCTACTACTATCCTTTTTGCAATCTATATTATTTTCAATTCTAAAGGATGACAAAAAACTTTAAGATACCTTTTTGACATTCAGTAGTTTAAAAACTTGTTGAAGATTATAAAATATAGTACTTTTGCATCCCATTTTATTTTAGCAAAATACAGATAACAAATGAATATCACTAAAGAGCAGATTGACGAACTAAATGCAGTAGTAAAAGTTGCGGTATCCAAGGAGGATTATTTCGACAAGGTAGAAACAATATTAAAAGACTACAGAAAGCAAGCAAATATTCCCGGTTTCAGAAAAGGCCAAGTGCCTATGGGATTGATCAAGAAGCAATATGGAAAAGCTGTTTTGGTAGATGAGGTAAACAAGCTTTTGCAAGACAATTTAAACAAATATCTTACAGAAGAAAAACTAGACGTACTAGGAAATCCTTTACCAAAACAACAAGACAATTTCAATTGGGATTCGGAAGAATTTGCTTTTGAATTTGAATTGGGACTTGCTCCTAGCTTTGAGGTTGACTTAAAAACCGAAAAGGCATTAACACATTACAAGATCGTTGCAGACGATAAGATGATCAACGAGCAAATAGAGCGCATTCAGAAGCAATATGGCAAATTGATCAGCAAAACTGAAGTTGGTAAGAAAGACGAAGTTAATGGGGTTTTCACCAACGAAGCTGAGGAGATAGATAGCAAGACCGTTATAGAGATCGGGAAAATAAAAAATAAAAAAGCCTTGGACAGCCTATTAGGCAAAAAAGTTGGGGATGTAGTTACCCTTAACACCAAGGATTTGTTTGAAGAAGACCAGTTGTTGGGAAGCGCTTTGGACATAGAGGCAGACAGAGCCAAGGAATTGGCTATTGAAGTAAACTTTACCATAGAGGAAATTAACGAAAAGGAACCGGCCAATATCGATCAGGATCTTTTCGATAAATTATTCGGAAAGGATACAATTACCTCTGAAAAAGAATTGAAAGCGAG
Encoded here:
- a CDS encoding DUF6089 family protein translates to MRLFLVVLLMFIFAETSGQTYEVGLFAGGANNIGDVGRSNFILPSGPAFGGIFKWNKSKRYAWRGSVVYGEFTADDAKSDISSRQQRNYKMDNNVLEVSAGLEFNFVEYNLHQLGPAFTPYLYTGITYFRYGYHYFNAGQLQDIEQKDGAFAIPMTVGAKLRLSQFFILGAEIGARYTFTDNLDASNPSGSNYKNFRFGNIFSDDWYVFSGITLTYTFGRKPCQDCFD
- a CDS encoding NAD kinase; the protein is MKVAIYGLAYQESALEYVLELIEELQNENAEIYFEELFFNSLSLRHKLGDYPTFTDLVGLDRSFDMFVSFGGDGTILRATTYVRDLDIPIVGVNTGRLGFLSTFKKEDVRKVVREFVAGAYTIEERSLVEVAESSDIPEFKTLNFALNEITVSRKDTTSMITVETHLNDEYLTSYWADGLIVSTPTGSTGYSLSCGGPVMAPTVKSLILTPIAPHNLNARPLVISDDTLIRLKVSGRAKSHLVSLDSRIATVPNGKEILVRKAPFNIKMIEYTSESFLKTLRNKLLWGEDKRN
- a CDS encoding CBS domain-containing protein, which translates into the protein MHIQDSILTTLPVFKVTDSLKKVIQFFEQATYSHVAVVDNEVYLGVLEKNDLDTFEEDKQIEDYRYQLATFFARPEASWLDVLEAFSKNDANILPVVEDSGKVVGYYDLIDVVNLFIETPFFTEPGGILVLAKGIKDYSFSEIAQIVESNNLKLIGAFITDSRNDVIQITIKIGATHLNEVIQSFRRYNYTILYGNDDDQFLEDLKQRSDYLDKYLNV
- a CDS encoding pyridoxine 5'-phosphate synthase — translated: MTKLSVNVNKIATLRNSRGGNVPNLIKVAQDIEEFGAQGITIHPRPDERHITYQDARDLKKVVTTEFNIEGNPIPKFMELVLELKPTQVTLVPDGVDAITSNAGWDTITHMDFLKEIIQTFKSNGIRTSIFVDPDLKMIQGAALTGANRIELYTESYAIAYANGNKTGITPFVEAAKAAHELGMGINAGHDLSLDNIQFFKESVPNLLEVSIGHALISESLYLGLENVINMYINKLK
- a CDS encoding alpha/beta fold hydrolase yields the protein MQILHSNIIGQGDPILILHGFLGMLDNWKSIGTKYAEEGFEVHLIDQRNHGKSFHSEQFNYDVMAADLNHYMVYHKLPNAIILGHSMGGKTAMLFACKHPEMVKKLLVADIAPKFYPPHHQDIINGLNAIQIHDISSRQEADEQLAKYLKQTGVRQFLLKNLYWVEKGVLGFRFNLEVLSERMDEVGENIGTTDSYSGPTLFLRGDKSEYITDADLTEIKNHFSRATLVTISNAGHWLHAENPKQFLAKSIPFIKE
- a CDS encoding phage holin family protein; protein product: MNLLLRILLSAVAVVILANILPGVGVDSYTTAIIVAIVLSLLNFIVKPILIILTLPVTILTLGLFLLVINAIIILLADNLIDGFQVDNIWWALLFSLLLSFLQSILFSILKDDKKL
- the tig gene encoding trigger factor, which translates into the protein MNITKEQIDELNAVVKVAVSKEDYFDKVETILKDYRKQANIPGFRKGQVPMGLIKKQYGKAVLVDEVNKLLQDNLNKYLTEEKLDVLGNPLPKQQDNFNWDSEEFAFEFELGLAPSFEVDLKTEKALTHYKIVADDKMINEQIERIQKQYGKLISKTEVGKKDEVNGVFTNEAEEIDSKTVIEIGKIKNKKALDSLLGKKVGDVVTLNTKDLFEEDQLLGSALDIEADRAKELAIEVNFTIEEINEKEPANIDQDLFDKLFGKDTITSEKELKARIKEDSEKQFEQQSDQKLLNDVTEFFIENIKFDLPTEFLTKWIRTTGDKPLSEDEASEEFEKSEKGLRYQLIEGKIIQDNEIQIQFDELKEFAKGFIKQQMAQFGQLDPKEEELDSIAARVLSNQDEVKRLSEQLMSQKLLSLYKEKANLKTKEVTYEDFVKEVYG